Proteins encoded together in one Bombiscardovia nodaiensis window:
- the yesO_2 gene encoding putative ABC transporter substrate-binding protein YesO: MMKHLSRAILASFTATIMLFVGACGSGGSKQSESDQHLTISWWGNQERNERTKKINDMFMKENKGVKIDGQFSEFSDYYQKLSVGAAGKTMPDIMQIDLNHFAQFEKNGLLLDLQKYEDSKVIDLSNVEKDIVKQGKLDGGMYNVTAATNAPALVYNKTLLDKLGITIPKNMNIKQFEDISRQVQQKSGYKTNFRYYEPSDQLAYMLRAKGEVLYNEHKLGVKSASELEPYFQVYADGIKEGWHLDPQVFTELKVASVEQDPLVYGTDPSRMSWCSFRWSSQYVAYTAIAPKGVELAMTSWPSDNVKKSNYLKPSLSWTISKTCKNPDLAAKWINFYVNNVEANKVLLTDRGVPISSKVLEAIKPSLTQPDQYSIDFIQKEITPNSSPINPPAPAGASEVDSKVLPSVEEELCYQKISVKEAAQRFFDQANQALSTAR; this comes from the coding sequence ATGATGAAACATCTTTCGAGGGCGATATTGGCCTCTTTTACAGCTACAATCATGCTTTTTGTAGGTGCGTGTGGTAGTGGGGGGAGTAAGCAATCTGAGTCGGATCAGCATTTGACTATCTCATGGTGGGGCAACCAGGAGCGGAACGAGCGCACGAAGAAGATTAACGATATGTTCATGAAGGAGAACAAGGGCGTCAAGATTGACGGACAGTTCTCGGAGTTTTCAGACTATTATCAGAAGCTCTCGGTCGGCGCTGCGGGTAAGACGATGCCCGATATTATGCAGATTGATCTGAACCATTTCGCTCAGTTTGAGAAGAACGGTTTGTTGCTCGATCTCCAGAAATACGAGGATAGCAAAGTCATTGATCTCTCCAACGTGGAGAAGGACATCGTCAAGCAAGGCAAGCTGGATGGGGGCATGTACAACGTCACCGCCGCCACTAACGCACCAGCCCTGGTCTACAACAAGACTTTGCTCGACAAGCTGGGCATCACAATCCCGAAAAACATGAACATCAAGCAGTTTGAAGATATCAGCCGCCAGGTGCAACAAAAATCTGGCTATAAGACCAACTTTAGGTACTACGAGCCGAGTGACCAACTGGCGTACATGCTCCGTGCCAAGGGTGAGGTGCTCTACAATGAGCACAAGCTTGGAGTCAAGTCTGCTTCAGAACTTGAGCCCTATTTCCAGGTGTATGCCGACGGCATTAAAGAAGGCTGGCACTTGGATCCGCAAGTGTTTACGGAGTTGAAAGTAGCCTCCGTAGAGCAGGATCCACTGGTGTACGGCACTGACCCGTCTCGAATGTCTTGGTGCAGTTTCCGCTGGTCTTCTCAATATGTGGCGTACACCGCAATTGCTCCTAAGGGTGTTGAGCTGGCCATGACTTCTTGGCCTTCTGACAACGTTAAAAAGTCGAACTATCTGAAGCCGAGCTTGTCTTGGACCATTTCTAAGACTTGCAAGAACCCAGATTTGGCTGCCAAGTGGATTAATTTCTATGTGAATAATGTCGAGGCCAACAAGGTGCTGCTCACCGACCGCGGCGTGCCTATCAGCAGCAAGGTGTTGGAGGCTATTAAGCCTAGCTTGACGCAGCCTGACCAGTATTCCATTGACTTTATTCAGAAGGAAATCACGCCCAACTCTTCTCCCATCAACCCGCCGGCCCCAGCTGGAGCCAGTGAGGTGGATTCGAAGGTTCTGCCTAGCGTAGAGGAGGAGCTGTGCTATCAGAAAATCTCGGTCAAGGAAGCAGCTCAACGCTTCTTCGACCAGGCCAACCAAGCCTTATCTACAGCCCGCTAA
- a CDS encoding putative D-xylulose reductase, which produces MKAVVLEKKGVINIRKVDDPPAPGLGEVRIAPHTVGICGSDLHYYTHGRVGKFVVRKPMILGHEASGTVIDVGPGVKSLKLGDRVAMEPGVPNMNSRAAKLGMYNIDPDVRFFATPPVDGCLCDVINHPAAFTYKLPDSISYGEGALLEPLAVGMWAATKAAIKPGDVAVVVGAGTVGLLTAAAALAGGCSRVIISDISDVKLAIAGTIAGVTPVNIKKEQLLERVEQETDGWGADRVFECSGNPEAYRDILKLGAPGNTTVIVGMPSESVVPLDVVEAQSKETDIKTIFRYANVYQKAIDVVAGGKIDVKPFISKTFSIDQAVEAFDRVAEGRPEDVKIQIRVTQ; this is translated from the coding sequence ATGAAAGCTGTTGTATTAGAAAAAAAGGGTGTCATCAATATTAGGAAGGTTGATGATCCGCCAGCTCCAGGCCTTGGAGAGGTACGTATAGCTCCACATACAGTTGGCATCTGTGGGTCTGATCTGCACTATTACACTCACGGTCGTGTGGGAAAATTTGTGGTTCGCAAACCTATGATCCTTGGTCATGAAGCCTCTGGAACCGTCATAGATGTCGGTCCTGGTGTTAAATCTTTGAAGCTGGGCGATCGGGTAGCTATGGAACCCGGTGTTCCTAATATGAACTCCCGAGCGGCTAAACTCGGCATGTATAATATTGACCCAGATGTACGCTTTTTCGCCACCCCACCCGTCGATGGCTGCCTATGTGACGTAATAAATCATCCGGCAGCTTTCACCTATAAGCTTCCGGACTCTATTAGCTATGGCGAAGGCGCGCTTTTGGAGCCTCTGGCAGTTGGTATGTGGGCAGCTACTAAGGCGGCCATTAAGCCGGGCGATGTGGCCGTAGTAGTCGGAGCTGGGACAGTAGGGTTACTGACAGCTGCTGCTGCTTTGGCTGGCGGTTGCTCTCGAGTGATTATCTCAGATATTTCAGATGTCAAGTTGGCTATAGCAGGAACAATAGCCGGCGTAACCCCAGTAAATATCAAGAAGGAACAACTCTTAGAGCGGGTAGAGCAAGAGACAGACGGCTGGGGAGCAGATCGAGTATTCGAATGCTCAGGTAATCCCGAGGCTTACCGCGATATTTTGAAGCTTGGTGCTCCAGGCAACACTACCGTCATTGTCGGAATGCCATCTGAGTCGGTTGTTCCCTTGGATGTCGTTGAAGCACAGAGTAAAGAAACAGATATCAAAACTATATTTCGATATGCCAATGTCTACCAGAAAGCTATTGATGTAGTGGCTGGTGGCAAAATTGATGTCAAGCCTTTTATCTCTAAGACCTTCAGTATTGACCAAGCCGTGGAAGCCTTTGATCGAGTTGCCGAAGGCCGACCAGAAGATGTAAAAATTCAAATACGAGTGACGCAGTAG